The DNA segment TACCTGGTCGCCCACAGGGCGTCCTAGGTCATCATTAATATGTTTGAACCCGTCCAGGCCCAGATACATGGCGGCCAACGATACACGCCCATCATCCGCAGTCAATGCGTCACGCAGTGTCGCTTTAAACAAGGCCTCGTTAGGTAAGCCAGTTAGCAGGTCATAGGTTGCCTGAAAGGTAATCTGAGCTTGCTGCTCCTTTTGGTGGCTAATATCTTGCAGGGTGCTGATGAAGTGAGTGCAGAGGCCTTCCGTGTCAAACACGGGGCTGACCCGGAGATGGTTCCAAAAAGTCGTGCCGTCTTTCCGATAGTTAATCAGCTCAACGTTAATCTTGGTTTGATGGCGCAAGCCGCGCTCTATGGTTTCGACGGCTTCCGCTGATGTGTTTTCGCCATTAAGAACGTGCCAGCTATGCCCAACGATGTCGCTGTGGGTATAACCGGTTATTTCTGAAAACGCCGGGTTGGCATAGACCATCAGCATCTCTGGATGGAGTGCGTCTACCATAACGATACCGCTGGGATTTGCTTCTATGCCACGTTTGAGCAGGCGCATTTCCGCATCCTGATCTTTGCTATCGGTAATGTCTCGGCAGATACCGTAGACGCCAACAATCTCACCCTGAATGGTGACCGGAAAGTTGGTGATCTCCAGAAAGTAGGGGTGGCCAGCTGCGTGGTTTCGTATGGTTTCGTAGGTGATGGTCTCACCGTTTTGGGCTCTGTCAAACGCCTTCTGGGATAGTGCGCGGTGCTCAAGTTCAACAAAGTGATTGAAGTGTAGGCCATACAAGCGATCTGCCGTATAGCCGGTAATGCCTTCCATAGCCGTGTTACAGCTCTGGAAGTGGCCACCCATATCAAAGAGGCACATTCCATAAGGATGGTTATCGAACAGGGCTTGATGCTGCTCGGAGAGGACGTAAAAGTCTTCCGTATCCCGGTGGCGGAGAATGGCCAGTGCGGTGAGGGAAGCGCCCCGGGCTAGATTGCGCTGAGCTTCTGCGGTCGGGCTAGCGGGTGCAGAATAGTAGGTGGCGAAGGTGCCCAGGAGCTCCTTCTTCGAGGTTAGAATTGGCATTGACCAGCAGGCAATCACTCCCTCTGCCTCAGCAATGTCACGGTAACCGTCCCAGCAGCGATCTTTCTGAATATTTTCAGTAATAACCAGGTTTTTGGTGAAGGCCGCCGTGCCGCAAGTGCCCATGTTCTCAGCCACTGGAATGTCCTGCATGGCCCGGAAAAAATCATCAGAAAACCGGCTGGTGGGCATTAGGCTTAGATTCTTGGTGTCCGGGTTAAACCGCATGATGGAAACCAGCGCACCGGGCATCATACTATCGGCCCAGACAGCTATCGCGTCCAGGGTCTGTTCCAGCGGGCGTTGCTGTGCGATCAATTCATGGATTTCCTGCTGCGCTTTCAGCACAGAAAATTCAATGTCACTCATGGTGCTGCAGTCCGTTCTGCTGTGGGGCTAGAAGCGGAAAGCTGCTCCAGCGAAACCGTAGTGAGATGTTCAAACAAGTGCACCCGAGGAACTGATTTGGCAGGCTTAACATGATTTTTTTATGCTTCTGTGTAATGGTTTGGCTCAGAGATAGATATTCTACTATAGCATTGAAATGGGTGACCTATATGGTGCATATCAAACGTTCATTAGACCGAGTGTTGCACTTGGAAGCTGCCCAGCCTCACCTCGTTGACTACTTGAACAAACTCGCTAGAAGACTGTGCAGCTTAGTTAATTTTGTCGTGCTTCGCACAGATTACGGGGTGACTGGAGTGCTGTTCGGAATTCGTTGGCCACTACAAAATTCCATTCGCGGTTTTCTGAGTTTACCCTTAAGCCACTTCCAACTTTGGCAGATTCCTGACGATTTCTTGTGCCTTTAAGCTGGGCAGTCATCATCATTCCCTAATCTATTTGTCTAACCAGCAGGCCAGAGGGTCATTCTGCAGTATCTGACAGGCGTACGACTTCACCTACTTGCGAGGAAAGCAGATCTTAGCTACCTTAAAAATTATAAAAAAGTGAACCTGTCGAAAAGTAATAACGCAAAGTTACCGTTCGAGCGGACTTAACAGCTCTATGACAGCGGGAACGCCTACATTTCATGTATGTCTTCCGAGTATGTGTTCGCTGCATCCGCCTTCACCGTTGTGTGTTCGAATCCTCCCCGACGGGTATTAAATCAAGCAATTGCTAATCGTCATAATCCGGCGGCATGCTTACAGGGAAATCACCATGAACTCATCTATTTTCCTTAACAAAACTTTTCGACGTGCTGCGCTGGCTTCGGCTTTTACGCTCTGGGCATTTGGGGCGCCTAGCAGTTTCGCTGCCGGCGCTACAAGCAATTCGAGCGCCACCGTAATCGTACCAATCGCAATCACAAACTCGGCGGATCTGAATTTCGGTAAATTTGCGCCTGGCGCCGGTGGCGACGTGACCGTTGCCACCGATGGTGTCCGAACAGCAAGCGGGCCTATTCTGTCTTCCGCAGGTTCCACTCCAGCCGCCGCCAAATTCGACGTCACGGGTGATAACAGCGCGACCTATGGTATTACTTGGTCTGGTGCTGCCATGCTGACTGACTCCGTTTCTTCGGAGACTATGGCTTTGAGCAAGATAAGTGACCTTACCGCTGCCGGTGTAACAAACGGTGAAGTTACAAGCGGTGAGCTGGGCGCTGGCGGCGCCCAGTCCATCTACCTGGGTGGCGAGCTGTCCGTTACTTCAGGCCAGGCTAATGGTACTTATATTGGCGACGTGACAGCGACTGTAGAGTACAACTAAACGTCCGCCTAACTCGAGAAAAGCGAGTGCCAATCGGATGATTGCGCTGATGCATCTCGACCTGCGGCTGCCGGCTGACAAAGCACCGGTTCTGGCGTTTGTTGTGGAGCGAAGTGGCAACCAGTCCGTTTATGGCTATTTGACCATCAGCCTTACTCCGCATAGCGGTAGCGAGCAGGTGATTACCCGCGCCAACGGCGTTGCAATCTATACACCAAACCCTAGATATATGGGGTTTGGCGAGGTTTCTGCGTAACGTTTGGCCTCAAGAATCGCTGACAACGTTGTGCTTTCTATGCTGAACCAGAGTAGTGAAGGGCTGTCCTGCAGTATTTGGACAGGTACGTGACTTTGCTTATTTACTAAAAAAGCAAATCTCAGTTAGTGTCAAATTGTAGAAAAGGTAAACCCGTCGAAAGGCGGGGACGCAAAGTTACCGGTCTAACGGACTAAACCGTCCTATGACAGCGGGACCGCCAACATTTATGTGTTTTTTCGGATGCAGTTTTATTGTGTCCGCCGCACCAAGATTGTGTTTTCGGACCCCCCCGACTGGTATTAAACCAAGCAGTTGTTAACCGTCAATCCGGCGGTATGCTTAATAGGGGAATTTTAATGAACTCATCCATTTTCTTTAACAGAACTTTTCGTTTTGCTGCGATGGCTTCGGTCGTTGCGATCGGGGCATTTGGTGCGTCTAACAGCTTCGCAGCCAAAGCAGCTTCAAGCAATTCAAGCGCCACCGTAATCGTACCAATTGAGATCTCAAAAACGACGGATCTGATTTTCGGTAAGTTTGCGCCTGGCGCCGGTGGCGAAGTGACTGTTGCCACCGATGGTGCCCGAACAACAACCGGGCCTATTCTGTCTGTCTCAGGTGCCACTCCAACCGCCGCCAAATTCGACGTCATAGGTGATAACGACTCGACCTACGGTATTACTTGGTCCGGCGCTGCCGTGCTGACTGACTCCGGTTCTTCGGAGACTATGGCTTTAAGCAAGATCAGTGACCTTACCGCTGCCGGCGCAACAACCGGTGAAGTCTCAAGCGGTACGCTGAGCGGTTCCGGCGCCCAGTCCATCTATCTGGGTGGAGAGTTGACCGTTGGTGCAACCCAAGCTGACGGTAATTATACTGGCGACGTGACAGCGACTGTAGAGTACAACTAAGCGGCCGCCGTGCTCGACAAAAGCGAGTGCCAAGCTTCAATTACGCTAAGAAAGTAGAAAAAGTAAACCCGTCGAAAGGCGGGGACTCAAAGTTACCGGTCTAACGGACTAAACCGTCCTATGACAGCGGGACCGCCAGCATTTATGTGTTTATTTTGGATGCAGTCTTACTGTATCCGCCGCACCAAGATTGTGTTTTCGGACCCCCCCGACTGGTATTAAACCAAGCAGTTGTTAACCGTCAATCCGGCGGTATGCTTAATAGGGGAATTTTAATGAACTCATCCATTTTCTTTAACAGAACTTTTCGTTTTGCTGCGCTGGCTTCGGTCGTTGCGGTCGGGGCATTTGGTGCGTCTAACAGCTTCGCAGCCAAAGCAGCTTCGAGCAATTCAAGCGCCACCGTAATCGTACCAATTGAGATCACAAAATCGGCTGATCTGGTTTTCGGTAAGTTTGCGCCTGGCGCCGGTGGCACAGTGACCGTTGCAACCGATGGTGCCCGAACAACAACCGGGCCTATTCTGTCTATCTCAGGCTCCACTCCAACTGCCGCCAAATTCGACGTTACAGGTGATGACAACTCGACCTATGGTATTACTTGGTCCGGCGATTCTCAGCTTACTGGCGATGACGCTGGTACTTCTACTATGGCGTTGAGCAACATCAGTGACCTTACCGCTGCCGGCGCAACAACCGATGAAGTCGGAACCGGTACGCTGAGCGGTTCCGGCGCCCAGTCCATTTACTTGGGTGGCAAGTTGACCGTTGCGTCAGACCAACCTGATGCTAATTATACTGGTGACGTGACAGCGACTGTAGAGTACAACTAAGCGTCCGCTTCACTCGAGAAAAACGAGTGCCAAGTTGATGAAATTCAAGGTGGGGTATCAACAACTTTTTAGATGCGCCTCCCTTGAATTGACACTGATAACGACAATCGCCGTTATCAGTGTCAATGCGTTTGCAGACAGCATCAATATTGCGGCCAGTACGGTTGTCATTGCCCCGTCAACGTCAATGATATTATCTTGATATACTCTCCAAATGCTTTTATCAGCGACGTGATGTTAAATGTCGCCGATGATACCCGATCCGCCAGAAACAATGTCGGCGTTACCGTGACGGACAACGAGTATGGTCATTCCAAAAAGAAGCGCCGCAATGACGTCATGCTTGCCGAGAATACTGGCCGGCGTCGCCCTGGCTTCAATGGTGGTTCCCGCCAGTTTGGCACAAGCGAGCGTTGCGATCGACAATGTCCAGAGCTTGTCCTTTGGCAGTTTTGTGGCCGGTAACAGCGGTTCCGTGACGGTCAGTACCAATGGCAATCGCAACGCCGGCGGCGGCGTCGTGCTGATACCATCGAGCCAAGGTACCGCTGCACAATTTACGGTCAGTGGCGACCCTAACGCGACCTATACCATTCAACTGCCCGGTAATGACTTCGTCAGCTTGAAGGGTTCGGGTATCGATATGTTCATCAACAATTTTCTCAGTACCCCCTCAGGCGCGGAAGGGCAACTGGGAGCCGGAGGCTCACAGGCCCTATCGGTTGGAGGAACGCTCAATGTGGGCAGCGACCAAGCCCACGGCAGCTACTCCGGCACCTTCTCCGTGACAGTGAGCTACAATTAAACGGCAGTCGCCCGCGTCGGCTTGCCCGGATGAAGCTAATAAGGATCCCGAACAATGCCACACGCCTTGAACCAAAAAAACAGAGCCATGAATTTCTTTCACCGACTCACTCTGTTCGTCCTCCTCCTTTTATTACCTGTGAGCCATGCCTTGGCTGAGATGATGTTATATCCGACCAGGATCGTCTTCGCAGGAAACCAGCGCGCGGCGCAACTTGAACTGATCAATAATGGCACCGAGAGCGCAACCTATCGCATTTCCCTGGTTAATCGCCGAATGAGCGAAACTGGCGCATTTTCGGGGATAGACGTTCCACTGCCTGGCGAACAGTTCGCCGAGGACATGCTGAGGTACTCCCCCCGCCAAGTGACACTAGCTCCCGGAGCCGGACAGGCCGTTCGGATTATGGTCCGCAAACCCGCCAATCTGGCACCCGGCGAGTACCGCTCGCACATGCTTTTCGCCAAGCAACCCAATCCTGAGGGCAGAACCAGCGTTGAGAGCAGCAATGCCACGGCCGACAACGAGATCGGCATCACGCTGACGGCACTGGTGGGCGCGTCCATTCCAGTGATTGTGCGTCATGGCAACACCGACGCCAGTGTTGCACTGACGCACCTCGACCTGCGGCGGCCGGCTGACAAAGCACCGGTTCTGGGGTTTGTTATGGAGCGAAGTGGCAACCAGTCCGTCTATGGCGATTTGACCATCAGCTTTACCCCGTATAGCGGCAGCGAGCAGGTGATTGCCCGAGCCAACGGCGTTGCCATCTACACACCGAACCCTTTACGGCGCGCAAGCATTTCGCTGGGCCAGCTAAACGGATCTCGACTTACCAACGGAGCCCTGCGGGTCACCTATCGAGAACAGGCGGAGGACGGCGGCGCGCTGCTGGTCGAGACGGTTCTGCAGCTGCCTTGATGTGTGTTACCTGAAATGGTTTTCGCGTTGATTCGCCCCAGGGCACGCCTATGGGCGGCGGCAACGTTGATGTTCGCGTTGATTGTGCATCCCCAGCATCTCTTTGCCCAATATCAGAGTACAGAGCGGGAATTTCTTCTGCTTGAAGTCCGCCTGGATCAGTCGGTGCTTTCCAATGCTATCCCTGCCTATGAGCTGGGAGAGCATACGCTGCTGCCTCTGGGCGCGTTAGCCCGGTTGCTCACCCTCGCCATAAAAACTCAGCCCGGGCAAGCAACCGCCAGCGGCTATATTCTCACCGAGGATCGAGGGTTCAGCCTCAATCTGGACGAGACCCGCGTTACCCGCGCCGGAGTGACGGAAAGCTTTGATCCCGCCCTTGCTTTAACGGAGCCGGATGATATTTACATTGCCAAGTCTCTGCTGGAACGCTGGCTTCCGGTGAAACTTGAGATTAACCGCTCTAGCCTGTCTCTGCGCGTTCATGCCCTCGAAGTACTGCCATTACAGGCCCGACTCAAACGTGAGCGTCTGGGTGAACAGGCCGGTGTGCGAGGGGGCTACGAAAACCCGAATTATCCCCATTATGAGCAGCCTTACCGGTTACTAAGCATGCCTTTTATTGACCAGACGTTCGCCACCGAACTGCGCAAAAACGACGGTAGTACCCAAACCGACGCGCGTTATACGGCCTTGCTTGCCGGCGATCTTCTGGGCATGGAGTCGTCCCTGTATTTATCAAGCCACAAACAGGACCCAACGCCGGATGTCCGTGTTGCGCTTGGTCGTCGCGACCCCGGTGGAGACTTGCTCGGGCCGCTTCGGGCTCGGTCTTTCCAACTCGGCAGTATCTCGGCGCCCAGCGTCGACAATGTTACTCGAGGCGGTAGCGGTGAAGGGGTAACGTTGAGCAATCGCCCGTTGACGCAACCTACCAGCTTTGATCGGCAGGTCTTTGAAGGAGACCTGCCGCCTGGCTGGGACGTAGAGCTTTATTACAACGATGCCCTTGTAGGCTTTCAACTAGCCGACTCTGAGGGCCGATATCGGTTCGAGGATCAGCCCCTGAGTTACGGCCGCAATGAATTTCAGTTGATCTTCAACGGGCCTCTGGGGCAGACCCGGGTGGAACAATACAGTTTCCCTCTGGTCCAATCCATGGTGCGCCCCGGCGAGTTTCAGTACAGCCTTACCGAACATCGCGACGACGAAGGGCAGCCTCGGTCCGTTGCTCAATTCGACCTTGGCCTTTCCCGTTACCTTTCGGCATCCGCTGGATTCATTCGGGCGCCGGTAGATGATACCGAAAAGCAGTACACCACTCTGGGGCTGCGCACGTTTTGGCAATCTATGAGCATCAGCGGCGACTTTATCCAGTCCGAGGGCGGTGGTTCGCTTGCCGAGCTCGGGATGCAAACCCGTGTCGGCGGCGTAGCGGTGGACGCGAGCCGCACACGCTTGAGCGATTTTGCCAGCGCCGTGTTTTCCGCCCATAGCGACCCTATTCGCACTCGGGATGAGCTTAGGCTTAGCGGTTCCATTCCGGTGGGGGAGCGTTCAAGTTTACCGGTGGCCGTTGAGGCAACGCGAGACGAGCGGGAATCCGGCGTTGCCAACACGGGTGTCAGCGCACGGGTATCCGCGTATGCCTACGGTACGGCCCTTACCAACACGCTGAACTGGCGTGCATCCGGTGATACTGAACGTACATTGGGCACGCTGCGCATCAGTCGCCGGGTTCGCGACATGAGTTTACGCAGTCAACTGAATTACACTCTGGGCGCTGAGAGCGATATTTCCGCGTTGGCGTTTACGGCGAACAAGCCGCTGGGTGAAGGCTACCGCATGACACTGGGAGTGGCACATACCTTTGCTTCACCGCAAACCCGTTATACTGGTGGTTTTACAAAGAGTCTGGGCCGTTATGGGCTGGGTGTTAATGCCAGCTATGTCGACACGGGGGAGATTGCGCTCGGCGTCCAGCTGTTTGTCGCCATGGGGCGAGAACCGCGACAGGACGACTGGCTTTTCGACGCTCGGCCAATGGCCAATAGCGGTGGCGCTTCGGTACAGATGTTTCTGGATGACAACAATAACGGTGTTATGGATGAACATGAGCCGCCTCTTTCCGGTGCCGGCTTCACAGTTAACGGTGGCCCGCACAAGGCGCGGACGAACGCTGCGGGCGTCGCTCACATTAATCATCTGCCCGTTAAACAGTACGTCGACATCGGAGTAGATATGTCGACGCTGGAGAACCCCCAGTGGTCGCCTCAGCCTGACGGGATCAACCTGGTGCCGCGGCCCGGTACCGTGGCCAAGCTCGAATTCCCTGTGAGGCTGACTACGGAAATTGATGGCACTGTCTACTTGCTGGAGAATGGCGTCGAGCGAGGGATAGGCGACCTTGAGTTGGAACTGTTAAACGATCAGCATGAGGTAGTGGGTGAAACAACAAGCGGCTGGGACGGCTTTTACATCGTCCCTCAAGTGGTAGCGGGTGAGTATTGGCTAAGAATTTCACCTCAGCAGTTACGACGTTTAGGGCTGACAAATACCGGCGGGCACAAACTTACCGTTTCGGGCGATGGCTCGTTTATCAGCGGAATAAATTTTATAATAATGCTAGATGGCAGACAAAGCGATAGTCATTCAAGTCCTTTGGATACTGAGAAGTCAGCGCGGTACGATCAAGATTATTTCCGGACGGAATCGTGGGCACAAGAGCAACCTTCTGACTCTTTTACTATTCAATTGATGGCGGCCGGTTCGGAAGCGACTGTAAAGCAATACATTGAGCGGCATCAGATAAAACACACGGCCGGTTATGTGCGTACTTCGCGTCGAGGTTTGCCCTGGTATTCCGTTATCTACGGCAGTTTTACGAGCTACCAGGAAGCTCTGGCCACACTAGAGCAACTGTCACCGACTTTGACAGAGGCAAAGCCTTGGGTACGACGTTTTAATGATGTTCAAGCCGCTTTACGCCAGTAATGTCGCATTCTTGGATTATGAAATCGTTCATGGTGGTTGCACACACCAGCGCGCCTCACCTTCACGTAGATCATTTCAGCATCCTTCAAAGTGCCCCTCATAGCGCTTCACGGCATCTTTGAATTCCTGCAAAGGCTCAAGCTCTTGTGGTAGGGATATAACTATATCCAGCCGCTGTTAAGGCATCCTTGAGTGACTCCTCAGGAGGTTCGTCATAGATCAACGTCGTGGAAGCTGAAACATGACCGGCGATTTTCTGAGCAACCTTAACCGACTTTTTCTGCTCATGAATTATGTTCGTCATCAAAGTTCGCCTTCCGCTGTGGGAACTAGCTCGCTCAATACCTGTCCACTGTCCCTTCATCAACGCTAAGTGCTCTTGTAGCGTGTCAGGAGAGTAGGGGCCTCCTTTTTGGGTTATAAAGAGAGGATCTGTAGTGGTTCAATGATTCCGGACACCAACTTAGGTGGTAATATTGCCGCCATAAGCGTGGTGTCTGATGACTAGGAAACGACGATCTTTTACGCCGGAGTTCAAGCAGGAAGCCGCCTGTCTGGTGCTTGACCAAGGGTACTCTATTGCCGAAGCCAGCCGCTCTTTGGATGTCGGCGAAAATGCCTTGAGGCGATGGGTAATGCAGCTCTCTGAGGAGCGTGGCGGCATTACCCCAAAATCCAAAGCTTTGACCCTGGAGCAGCAGCGAATTCAGGAATTGAAAGCCCGTTGTGAGCGGCTGGAACGGGAGAAGTCGATACTAAAAAAACCACCGCTCTCTTGATGTCGGACGAGATGAATCGTACGCGCTGACAGACCAGTTGAGTGAGCAGGAGCCGGTTGAGATGACAGGATTCGAACCTGTGATCACTGCCTTCGGAGGGCGGTAATTTCACACGGTGAGATGAGATGTTAGTCGGCATAAAGTGTGTTTTTCAACAGCTTATGACCGCTGTGCTAAAAAGGTTAAAACCTTTCTAGCACAGATATTTACACGTTTTACGCCACTTGTGGGCACACGATTGTCCGGTTTCTGGTGTCGAACTTTGCCCAATTTGAGTTCTACCTAAATCGCTACTTCTCGATGAATTTGCTGAAATGCAGGGCTAAGCGACTCTAAAAATCGTCTGGTCTAAAGTGTCGCATTTTCGCCGAGGGTTCTGGCCACTGATTTCAGGCGAAGCCTGCAACCCATTCCACGCGAAAGCTGCCACCCCGGCAGGTTGCCTGACTCACCCCATCGAAACCGTTCGGCACAGGATAACTTAACGGTACTCTGAGGCTTTTCATCCGGAGAAGACCAAATGCCTGCGGAGAGGTTATCCACGCGCAAGGTCAAAGAAGTTCTTCGCCTGAAATGGGAGCAAGGGCTGATCAACTGCCGGATTGCAGCGGCCTGTGGCGTCAGTCGTCCCACCACTCGGTATGATGCCTAATAGACTTAGCCACGCGCCAGAACATCAGGCTAACGCCCATGTCTGCTGCAAGCAACATGGCAAGCTATGAAGAGCGGTTGTAATCCCGCCGGTTCAGTTGGGCGCTGATTCGCGCATGACGTTTTTGGGATTCTTTCGGTCGCAATCAGTCAATTTGGCAGATAGGGAGGACGCTATGCTGCGGCTGTAACGTCTAATGTCTGGAGCCGACAATGTCCCTCATCAACCTGCACTCCACTGCCGATTTGCACAGCAATGCCATCATTATCGATGGTTTGATCATCGCGAAATGGAGCCGTGCGCTCTTTGAGGATATGCGTAAGGGTGGGCTGACCGCCGCCAACTGCACGGTATCAGTGTGGGAAGATTTTCAGGGGACGATTGACAACATCGTCATGGTGAATCAGCTCATGCGTGACAGCGCTGACCTGGTGCGCCAGGTTCATACCACCGAGGATATTCGGCAGGCCAAGCGCGAAGGCAGGACCGGCATCATCCTCGGCTTTCAGAACGCACACGCCTTCGAAGACCAGCTCGGCTACGTCGAGATATTCAAGCGCCTCGGGGTGGGTATCGTGCAGATGTGCTACAACACCCAGAACCTGATCGGTACCGGTTGTTACGAGCGCGATGGCGGCTTGTCCGGATTTGGCCGCGAGGTGATTGCCGAGATGAACCGGGTGGGCATTATGTGCGATCTGTCTCACGTCGGGGCGGTCACGTCTGAAGAAGTCATCCTCGAGTCGAAAAAACCCGTTTGTTATTCCCATTGTCTGCCGGCCGGCCTGAAACAGCATCCGCGCAACAAGACCGACGAGCAGCTCAAGTTCATTGCCGACCGTGGCGGTTTCGTCGGCGTGACCATGTTCGCGCCCTTTCTGAAGAAGGGCATCGATTCCACCGTTGACGATTACTGCGAAGCGATTGGCTACATCATGAACATCGTCGGCGAAGACGCCATTGGTATCGGCACCGATTTCACCCAGGGCCATGGCCCCGAATTCTTCGACATGCTCACCCACGATAAAGGCTATGCCCGCTCCCTGACCGAATTCGGCAAGATTGTGAACCCGCTGGGCATACGCACCGTGGGGGAGTTTCCCAATCTCACTGAGGCGCTGCTCAAAAACGGATTTTCCGAACCTCAGGTTCGCAAGATCATGGGCGAAAACTGGCTGCGGGTTCTTGGCGACGTCTGGGGCACGGAACACAGTCAAACGCAGGAGTCTGGCGCTGGACTAGTGTCCGAACAGGTCGTCGCGGCGAGTGATGCCGAGTTAGCTTTTCAGGGCTAACGTCCTGTTATGGCGTCGGTAACGATCCTGAAAATTACCGGTGGTGGAAAATGATGCGAGGGAAGTGACCATGACGACAATGGCACCAAAACTGCCTATCGAGGTTGATAAGGAAACCGGCGTCTGGACAACCGACGCGTTGCCTATGCTTTACGTTCCGCGCCACTTCTTTGTCAATAATCACATGGCAATCGAGCACGAAATAGGCGCTGTGCGTTATGCCGAAATTCTCTACCACGCTGGATACACATCGGCATGGCACTGGTGTGAAAAGGAGGCTGAATTGCACGGTCTGGAAGGCGCAGCCGTGTTTGAGCATTACATGCTGCGCCTTTCGCAGCGTGGATGGGGCCTGTTCACCATAGAGATGTTCGATCTTGAGCAGGGGGTCGCACGCGTCCGCCTTGACCACAGTGCCTTTGTGTACGTCTACGGAAAAGTAGACCGCAAGGTCGACTATATGTTCACCGGCTGGTTTGCTGGCGCAATGGACCAGATTCAGCAAGCGCGAGGGCATTCGCTGCGGACCTGCGCTGAACAGGTCCAGAGCGCGGCGGAGCCTGCCTGCGATCACGGCATATTCATCGTTCAGCCCCTGAGTTAAGGACTTCCCCATGGCTTTCGAGGCGTTGTTCAAGCCCATCCAGATTGGCACCCAGACTATCCGCAACCGTGTGGTGAGTACCGCCCACGCCGAGGTTTATGCAACCGATGGCGGCATGACCACCGAGCGCTACGTGCGCTATTACGAAGAGAAAGCCAAAGGCGGCTGC comes from the Marinobacter psychrophilus genome and includes:
- a CDS encoding SPOR domain-containing protein, with product MFALIVHPQHLFAQYQSTEREFLLLEVRLDQSVLSNAIPAYELGEHTLLPLGALARLLTLAIKTQPGQATASGYILTEDRGFSLNLDETRVTRAGVTESFDPALALTEPDDIYIAKSLLERWLPVKLEINRSSLSLRVHALEVLPLQARLKRERLGEQAGVRGGYENPNYPHYEQPYRLLSMPFIDQTFATELRKNDGSTQTDARYTALLAGDLLGMESSLYLSSHKQDPTPDVRVALGRRDPGGDLLGPLRARSFQLGSISAPSVDNVTRGGSGEGVTLSNRPLTQPTSFDRQVFEGDLPPGWDVELYYNDALVGFQLADSEGRYRFEDQPLSYGRNEFQLIFNGPLGQTRVEQYSFPLVQSMVRPGEFQYSLTEHRDDEGQPRSVAQFDLGLSRYLSASAGFIRAPVDDTEKQYTTLGLRTFWQSMSISGDFIQSEGGGSLAELGMQTRVGGVAVDASRTRLSDFASAVFSAHSDPIRTRDELRLSGSIPVGERSSLPVAVEATRDERESGVANTGVSARVSAYAYGTALTNTLNWRASGDTERTLGTLRISRRVRDMSLRSQLNYTLGAESDISALAFTANKPLGEGYRMTLGVAHTFASPQTRYTGGFTKSLGRYGLGVNASYVDTGEIALGVQLFVAMGREPRQDDWLFDARPMANSGGASVQMFLDDNNNGVMDEHEPPLSGAGFTVNGGPHKARTNAAGVAHINHLPVKQYVDIGVDMSTLENPQWSPQPDGINLVPRPGTVAKLEFPVRLTTEIDGTVYLLENGVERGIGDLELELLNDQHEVVGETTSGWDGFYIVPQVVAGEYWLRISPQQLRRLGLTNTGGHKLTVSGDGSFISGINFIIMLDGRQSDSHSSPLDTEKSARYDQDYFRTESWAQEQPSDSFTIQLMAAGSEATVKQYIERHQIKHTAGYVRTSRRGLPWYSVIYGSFTSYQEALATLEQLSPTLTEAKPWVRRFNDVQAALRQ
- a CDS encoding site-specific integrase encodes the protein MTQKGGPYSPDTLQEHLALMKGQWTGIERASSHSGRRTLMTNIIHEQKKSVKVAQKIAGHVSASTTLIYDEPPEESLKDALTAAGYSYIPTTRA
- a CDS encoding dipeptidase, translated to MSLINLHSTADLHSNAIIIDGLIIAKWSRALFEDMRKGGLTAANCTVSVWEDFQGTIDNIVMVNQLMRDSADLVRQVHTTEDIRQAKREGRTGIILGFQNAHAFEDQLGYVEIFKRLGVGIVQMCYNTQNLIGTGCYERDGGLSGFGREVIAEMNRVGIMCDLSHVGAVTSEEVILESKKPVCYSHCLPAGLKQHPRNKTDEQLKFIADRGGFVGVTMFAPFLKKGIDSTVDDYCEAIGYIMNIVGEDAIGIGTDFTQGHGPEFFDMLTHDKGYARSLTEFGKIVNPLGIRTVGEFPNLTEALLKNGFSEPQVRKIMGENWLRVLGDVWGTEHSQTQESGAGLVSEQVVAASDAELAFQG
- a CDS encoding DUF5943 domain-containing protein, which encodes MTTMAPKLPIEVDKETGVWTTDALPMLYVPRHFFVNNHMAIEHEIGAVRYAEILYHAGYTSAWHWCEKEAELHGLEGAAVFEHYMLRLSQRGWGLFTIEMFDLEQGVARVRLDHSAFVYVYGKVDRKVDYMFTGWFAGAMDQIQQARGHSLRTCAEQVQSAAEPACDHGIFIVQPLS